The following coding sequences lie in one Psychrilyobacter atlanticus DSM 19335 genomic window:
- a CDS encoding CidA/LrgA family protein, with the protein MIKQYAIIFMVTYLGEMISKSINFPFPGPVIGMLILFILLERKLIDVDFVEKGANNILLNLAIFFIPPGVGLISALDLLNGNVLKIVVTMILTTIITMVTTGLTVQYLINRRKK; encoded by the coding sequence ATGATTAAACAATATGCCATTATATTTATGGTAACTTACTTAGGAGAGATGATCAGTAAATCCATCAACTTCCCTTTTCCAGGGCCGGTCATTGGAATGCTGATACTCTTTATTTTGCTGGAAAGAAAATTAATTGACGTAGATTTTGTAGAGAAGGGAGCTAATAATATCCTGCTCAACCTGGCTATATTTTTTATTCCGCCGGGAGTAGGACTTATCTCCGCTTTAGATCTGCTGAATGGAAACGTATTGAAAATAGTAGTAACTATGATATTAACTACCATAATTACCATGGTGACTACAGGTCTTACAGTTCAATATCTGATAAATAGGAGGAAAAAATGA
- a CDS encoding VirK/YbjX family protein, translating into MKNIFFYSKLIKQGSKKGQLNTQKKKMRFTLRTLLYYPWVNNLTNFILKHDYLSSTVYQYPILVSKMHRPYLSSSFKMSEKLNTIKDSYEFIDTHFSEKMRKSLYTKGQIQLGDICGNNSEMFYINLALYPHYDKEGEFNLILTNSENITLSTLTFSLQRKNDKFRVFIGGLQGAPRGVDHSIIKTATKNLYGIFPKKVLMESLYFLEKSLEMKIDKICVGNNQHVYTAKRYKKKRTIHSSYDNFWESLNAEKTKVGLWILPEELEKKDILSVPSKKRGQYRKKYGLLDELEGSILSTFNKKKVDTVAFI; encoded by the coding sequence ATGAAAAACATATTTTTTTATTCTAAATTAATTAAGCAGGGAAGTAAAAAAGGTCAGCTCAATACACAAAAAAAGAAGATGAGATTTACCTTGAGAACTCTTCTTTATTATCCTTGGGTAAATAATCTGACAAATTTTATCTTGAAGCATGATTATCTCTCTTCGACAGTCTATCAATATCCTATCTTAGTAAGCAAGATGCATAGACCCTACCTGTCGAGCTCATTTAAAATGAGTGAAAAGTTAAATACAATAAAAGACAGCTATGAATTTATAGATACTCATTTTTCTGAAAAGATGAGGAAATCACTCTATACAAAGGGACAGATTCAGTTGGGAGATATCTGCGGCAATAACTCTGAGATGTTTTATATAAATTTAGCTCTCTATCCCCATTATGACAAGGAGGGAGAATTTAATCTGATCCTGACCAATTCAGAGAATATAACCCTTTCTACCCTTACTTTCAGCCTACAGAGAAAAAATGATAAATTCAGAGTATTCATAGGGGGACTCCAGGGAGCTCCAAGAGGTGTGGATCACAGTATAATAAAAACAGCTACCAAAAATTTATATGGAATATTTCCTAAAAAAGTTCTGATGGAATCACTTTATTTTCTTGAAAAATCATTGGAGATGAAGATAGATAAGATATGTGTGGGAAATAATCAGCATGTCTATACTGCCAAGAGGTACAAGAAGAAAAGGACTATCCACTCTAGTTATGACAACTTTTGGGAGTCTTTAAATGCTGAAAAAACAAAGGTGGGCCTTTGGATTCTGCCGGAAGAACTAGAAAAAAAAGATATACTGAGTGTTCCAAGTAAAAAGAGGGGACAGTATAGGAAAAAGTATGGTTTATTGGATGAATTAGAAGGTTCAATTTTGAGTACCTTTAATAAAAAAAAGGTAGATACTGTTGCTTTTATATAG
- a CDS encoding 2-hydroxyacyl-CoA dehydratase family protein, translating to MKKIGLTTTVPIEVLLAAGYTPIDLNNIFVVSKDYGKYIEKAERDGFPKSMCAWIKGIYGACIENGIEEVLGVTEGDCSNTKTLLEIFKKNNIKIHSFGYPHSHSLDDIKNELDKLMKYMGVSYEEVESQRDRLNLIREKAKYIDALTLEGKATGFENHILQLCFSDFDGDVERYSNFLDEKIEEINKRPIDKKGLKLGYLGIPPMQGDLHDYVEVLDGRFIYNEVQREFAFPRAMESKDIYEQYYNYTYTYDIDFRLEDIKKQIKERKLDAVIHYTQAFCHRAVEDIILKQELNIPILTIEGDKSNVLDARTKLRIEAFLDMLKDKKQRDYAKNRLEIINE from the coding sequence ATGAAAAAAATAGGTTTAACAACTACCGTACCGATAGAGGTACTTTTAGCAGCAGGGTATACTCCCATAGATTTAAATAATATTTTTGTTGTTTCCAAAGACTATGGAAAATATATAGAAAAAGCAGAACGGGACGGATTTCCTAAAAGTATGTGTGCCTGGATTAAGGGAATATACGGTGCCTGCATTGAAAATGGAATAGAGGAAGTTTTGGGTGTAACAGAGGGGGATTGCTCTAATACTAAAACACTTTTAGAAATATTTAAAAAAAATAATATAAAAATACATTCTTTCGGTTATCCCCACTCCCACTCTTTAGATGATATAAAAAATGAATTAGATAAACTTATGAAATATATGGGTGTATCCTATGAAGAGGTAGAGTCCCAGAGAGATAGACTAAACCTGATAAGGGAAAAAGCGAAATACATAGATGCATTGACTCTAGAGGGGAAGGCAACAGGTTTTGAAAATCATATACTTCAGCTGTGTTTCAGTGATTTTGACGGAGATGTGGAGAGATACAGTAATTTTTTAGATGAAAAGATAGAAGAAATAAATAAAAGACCTATAGATAAAAAAGGATTAAAGCTGGGATATCTAGGGATACCCCCTATGCAGGGAGATCTTCATGATTATGTTGAGGTCTTAGACGGAAGGTTTATATACAATGAAGTTCAGAGGGAGTTTGCTTTTCCAAGAGCCATGGAATCCAAAGATATATATGAACAGTATTATAACTATACATATACATATGATATAGATTTCAGGTTAGAGGATATAAAAAAGCAGATAAAAGAAAGAAAATTAGACGCGGTTATCCATTATACCCAGGCATTCTGCCATCGTGCAGTTGAGGATATAATTTTAAAACAGGAGTTAAATATACCTATATTAACAATCGAAGGGGATAAATCCAATGTTTTAGATGCCAGGACTAAATTAAGGATAGAAGCTTTTTTAGATATGTTAAAGGATAAAAAGCAACGTGATTATGCTAAAAACAGATTGGAGATAATTAATGAATGA
- a CDS encoding LytTR family DNA-binding domain-containing protein: MPMIKIGLWVSNSTYLLICNNIKIEFLNVKKSPELIKETSLLILDETFSEEGGLNYLNSINKAVVLMGNSTTSTARMLLKNKSLFDMISKRDFIMLEKVIDDFFKESVEYLRIENSSSLSLIKKEDIAYISYDRLLRRSIITLFNKEEYFSKVSLGELENILSLNFIRVERGYIINKSKVKSLDFKEEVLVFYDNMTLPLGKRTLKKMESLVFTETFSLNI, translated from the coding sequence ATGCCCATGATCAAAATCGGCCTTTGGGTGAGTAATTCTACTTACCTTCTTATATGTAATAATATAAAAATAGAGTTTTTAAATGTAAAAAAATCACCTGAATTAATAAAGGAAACTTCCCTCTTGATCCTGGATGAAACCTTTTCTGAAGAAGGTGGATTAAATTATTTGAACTCTATAAATAAAGCGGTGGTTTTAATGGGAAATTCAACGACTTCAACAGCTAGGATGCTCCTAAAAAATAAATCTCTATTCGATATGATCTCCAAAAGAGATTTTATTATGTTGGAAAAGGTTATAGATGATTTTTTTAAAGAAAGTGTCGAGTATTTGAGGATAGAAAATTCTTCTTCTCTATCCCTCATAAAAAAAGAGGATATAGCTTATATATCTTATGACAGACTCCTGAGAAGGTCTATTATTACTCTTTTTAATAAGGAAGAGTATTTTTCAAAGGTCTCTCTGGGAGAATTAGAAAATATACTGAGTCTTAATTTTATTCGTGTAGAGAGAGGATATATCATCAATAAAAGTAAAGTTAAATCACTGGATTTTAAAGAAGAAGTACTTGTTTTTTATGATAATATGACTCTTCCCCTTGGAAAGAGAACTTTAAAAAAAATGGAAAGTTTAGTTTTTACTGAAACATTTTCCTTAAATATTTAA
- the moaC gene encoding cyclic pyranopterin monophosphate synthase MoaC, whose amino-acid sequence MGFSHFKDGKAIMVDVSKKEDTSRKAIACGSIEVNSETMNLIVNGGVKKGDVLGVARVAAIMASKKTHELIPMCHPLLLTGADIDFEIDQKKLIIYAKGTVKTTGQTGVEMEALQMVSTALLTIYDMCKAIDKEMIIGRIYLEEKTGGKSGKFVNSKI is encoded by the coding sequence ATGGGATTTAGTCATTTTAAAGATGGAAAAGCTATCATGGTAGATGTAAGTAAAAAAGAGGATACTAGCAGAAAGGCTATAGCCTGCGGGAGTATAGAGGTCAATTCTGAAACTATGAATCTCATTGTCAATGGAGGAGTTAAAAAAGGAGATGTTTTAGGAGTAGCCAGAGTTGCTGCCATTATGGCTTCAAAAAAAACTCATGAACTTATTCCCATGTGTCACCCTCTGCTTCTTACAGGAGCCGACATAGATTTTGAAATAGATCAAAAAAAGTTAATCATATATGCTAAGGGAACTGTTAAAACTACAGGACAAACCGGAGTAGAGATGGAAGCTCTTCAGATGGTAAGCACAGCATTATTAACTATTTATGATATGTGTAAAGCCATAGATAAGGAGATGATCATAGGAAGGATCTATCTAGAAGAAAAAACAGGCGGTAAGAGTGGGAAATTTGTTAATTCTAAGATCTAG
- a CDS encoding VC2662 family protein has product MKRIKILLGMVFLLSSMSFATGFQFNVAGKQMPASEDVSGLRLNLFYGKTTNMTGLDINILALGETDNFTGLQLSPFSLGANKVNNSFKGAGFGLVNIHGGESTGAIFGLVNMTHNVKGLQWGAVNISDGRSTVNLGLVNISQSSAFQMGLFNMTNDLTGVQLGLINMAKTGFLPIFPFFNIDGRIF; this is encoded by the coding sequence ATGAAAAGAATTAAAATTTTATTAGGAATGGTATTCTTACTATCTAGTATGTCATTTGCAACTGGATTTCAATTTAATGTAGCAGGCAAACAGATGCCGGCATCTGAAGATGTCAGCGGATTAAGACTAAACCTATTTTACGGTAAAACTACCAATATGACTGGTTTGGATATAAACATTTTAGCTTTAGGAGAAACTGATAATTTTACTGGTCTTCAGTTAAGCCCATTTTCACTTGGAGCTAACAAGGTTAATAACTCATTTAAAGGAGCTGGATTTGGTTTAGTAAATATCCACGGTGGCGAGTCTACAGGAGCTATTTTTGGATTAGTAAATATGACTCACAATGTAAAAGGTCTTCAATGGGGAGCAGTTAATATCTCTGACGGAAGATCTACAGTTAACCTTGGTTTAGTTAATATCTCTCAGAGTTCTGCATTTCAAATGGGATTATTTAATATGACCAATGATCTTACAGGGGTACAGTTAGGTCTGATCAACATGGCAAAAACTGGATTCTTACCAATATTCCCATTCTTTAATATCGATGGAAGAATATTCTAA
- the queE gene encoding putative 7-carboxy-7-deazaguanine synthase QueE — protein MKYYNVVEKFVSINGEGQRSGELAVFIRLAKCNLRCNYCDTMWANEENVGATPMTKEDIYNYILDTKIKNVTLTGGEPLLDVEVKDLMEYIVKDRSLFLEIETNGSIDLNLFRLDVKNLSFTMDYKGPSSEMEEFMSMKNFETISELDTVKFVVGDYKDLLKAKGIIEKYDLIDRCSVYFSSIYKKIELDEIVEFMKNFNLNGVRLQLQMHKFIWGNKQGV, from the coding sequence ATGAAATATTACAATGTAGTTGAAAAATTTGTAAGTATAAATGGAGAAGGGCAGAGATCGGGAGAGTTAGCGGTTTTTATTAGGCTTGCAAAGTGTAATTTAAGATGTAATTATTGCGATACAATGTGGGCCAATGAAGAAAACGTAGGTGCAACACCTATGACAAAAGAAGATATATACAACTATATTTTAGATACAAAGATTAAAAATGTAACTCTTACAGGGGGAGAGCCACTTTTAGACGTAGAAGTTAAAGATCTGATGGAATATATAGTGAAAGACAGGTCTTTATTTTTGGAAATTGAAACAAATGGAAGTATCGATTTGAATTTATTCAGATTGGATGTAAAAAACTTATCTTTTACAATGGACTATAAAGGGCCCTCAAGTGAGATGGAAGAGTTTATGTCTATGAAAAACTTTGAAACAATATCTGAGCTGGATACAGTAAAATTTGTTGTAGGTGATTACAAGGACCTCCTGAAAGCGAAAGGAATTATAGAAAAGTATGACCTTATCGACAGATGCAGTGTATATTTCAGTTCTATATATAAAAAAATAGAATTGGATGAAATAGTCGAATTTATGAAGAATTTTAACCTAAATGGAGTCAGATTGCAGCTGCAGATGCATAAGTTTATCTGGGGAAATAAGCAGGGAGTTTAA
- the queC gene encoding 7-cyano-7-deazaguanine synthase QueC — translation MKDRINKDRCVLVFSGGQDSTTLLFHAKKLYKEVIAVSFNYGQKHSLELECAKELCKKNEVEHHILDMGLLNQLAPNALTRSDLEVEKGDVAEDEVPNTFVDGRNMIFLTFAGIFAKQRDINVIMTGVSQSDFSGYPDCRDVFIKSLNTTLNLAMDYTFVLETPLMWLDKAETWNMAYELGVLDIIKDETLTCYNGIVGNGCGDCPACSLRKAGYLEFKENFLKG, via the coding sequence ATGAAAGATAGAATAAATAAAGATAGATGTGTTTTAGTTTTTAGCGGGGGACAGGACAGTACAACCCTTTTGTTTCATGCTAAAAAATTGTATAAAGAAGTTATTGCAGTTTCATTCAATTATGGTCAAAAACATAGTTTAGAATTAGAATGTGCCAAAGAACTATGTAAAAAAAATGAGGTGGAACATCACATATTGGATATGGGGCTGTTGAATCAGCTGGCTCCAAATGCTCTGACAAGGTCGGATTTAGAGGTGGAAAAGGGAGATGTAGCAGAAGATGAAGTTCCGAATACATTTGTAGATGGAAGGAATATGATATTTTTAACCTTTGCAGGTATATTTGCTAAACAAAGGGATATCAATGTAATTATGACTGGGGTTTCTCAAAGCGACTTCAGCGGATATCCAGACTGTAGAGATGTATTTATTAAATCTTTAAATACAACTTTGAATTTGGCTATGGATTATACATTTGTTTTAGAAACACCCCTTATGTGGTTAGATAAAGCTGAAACTTGGAATATGGCCTATGAATTGGGAGTTTTGGATATTATAAAGGATGAAACTCTGACTTGTTACAATGGAATAGTGGGTAATGGGTGTGGAGATTGTCCAGCTTGTAGTCTAAGAAAAGCCGGATATTTAGAATTTAAAGAAAATTTTTTAAAAGGATAG
- a CDS encoding Na/Pi cotransporter family protein, giving the protein MGLDIFFKVIGGLGIFLYGMHHMSGGMQKIAGAKIKSIIGLLTKNRVIACIVGVVVTAMVQSSSVSTVMTIGFVNASLMSLKQALGVILGANIGTTVTGWILVLKIGKYGLPMAGIAAIFYLFAKNEKVKTKVLTFMGLGMIFFGLQLMSEGFKPLRTMPFFIELFHSFDATSGFGGVIAAALVGALLTAIVQSSSATLGITIVLASQGMINSETAVALVLGENVGTTITAMLAALGARANAKRAAIAHTVINVIGVTWVVSIFPFYLKFLANFVDPVSNITKYIATAHTMFNVTNVLLFLPFIGYIAKVLEKMIVEKAEVVKKLTHLDERMLETPDVVVEQTKLEINKMGTEIISSFSDLKKTFIDNLPVDSKEFQNVLDLEDRMDLVQDEIASINSKVLTLDLEAPIIKKARKNIAISDQYESVTDYLKRIAFIHKRLFDNDQKLSKKNLEELEKIHTMTVDFFDYVDTSYKDENYKILGEATKRSANISNLYKEIRRNHLDRMAETTKSPVLVTGYMDILNHYKRLSDHSLTVVEILNI; this is encoded by the coding sequence ATGGGATTAGATATATTTTTTAAAGTTATAGGAGGACTAGGAATCTTTCTATATGGTATGCACCATATGTCAGGTGGAATGCAAAAAATCGCCGGAGCTAAGATCAAAAGTATCATTGGTCTGCTGACTAAAAACAGGGTTATAGCTTGTATAGTCGGTGTGGTAGTTACAGCCATGGTCCAGTCATCTTCTGTAAGTACAGTTATGACTATTGGATTTGTTAACGCTTCACTTATGAGTTTAAAACAGGCATTAGGTGTGATCTTAGGAGCCAACATCGGTACCACTGTTACTGGTTGGATCCTGGTACTAAAAATCGGAAAATATGGTTTACCTATGGCAGGAATAGCTGCTATTTTCTACTTATTTGCTAAAAATGAAAAAGTAAAGACTAAAGTTTTAACGTTTATGGGATTAGGAATGATCTTCTTTGGATTACAGCTTATGAGTGAAGGATTTAAACCCCTTAGAACTATGCCTTTCTTCATAGAATTATTTCATAGTTTTGATGCTACCAGCGGTTTTGGTGGAGTAATAGCGGCTGCCCTTGTAGGAGCTTTACTTACAGCCATAGTACAGTCGTCTTCAGCTACTTTAGGTATAACAATAGTATTAGCCAGTCAGGGAATGATAAATTCTGAAACAGCAGTTGCTCTAGTCCTAGGAGAAAATGTAGGTACGACAATCACTGCTATGTTAGCTGCTTTAGGAGCTCGTGCCAATGCAAAGAGAGCAGCAATAGCTCATACGGTTATAAATGTTATAGGTGTAACATGGGTAGTATCTATATTCCCATTCTACCTTAAATTTTTAGCTAACTTTGTCGATCCTGTATCAAATATTACTAAATATATTGCCACTGCTCATACAATGTTTAACGTAACTAACGTATTATTATTCTTACCATTTATAGGTTATATAGCTAAAGTATTGGAAAAAATGATAGTTGAAAAGGCTGAAGTAGTAAAAAAACTTACTCACTTAGATGAAAGAATGCTTGAAACTCCTGATGTTGTAGTAGAGCAGACAAAATTAGAGATAAATAAAATGGGAACGGAGATTATCTCATCTTTCAGTGATTTAAAGAAAACATTTATAGATAATTTACCTGTAGATTCCAAAGAATTCCAAAATGTATTGGATCTTGAAGACAGGATGGATCTGGTACAAGATGAGATTGCTTCTATAAATTCTAAAGTTCTTACTCTAGATTTAGAAGCACCAATCATAAAGAAAGCCAGAAAAAATATAGCTATCTCAGATCAATATGAATCTGTTACAGATTATCTAAAAAGAATTGCATTTATCCATAAGAGATTATTTGATAATGACCAAAAGCTAAGCAAGAAAAACTTAGAAGAATTGGAAAAAATTCATACTATGACTGTAGATTTCTTTGACTATGTAGACACCTCTTATAAGGATGAAAACTATAAAATCTTAGGAGAAGCTACTAAAAGATCTGCCAATATTTCTAATCTGTATAAAGAGATCAGAAGAAATCATCTGGATAGAATGGCTGAAACAACTAAATCGCCAGTATTGGTTACAGGATATATGGATATATTAAATCACTATAAAAGATTGAGCGATCACTCTCTGACGGTAGTAGAAATATTAAACATATAA
- a CDS encoding LrgB family protein: MIELLNSPLFGICLTIAAYIIGLEIYKKFKLPILNPILIALIIIIPILLYFKIPLETYKKGGDLISFFLGPATVVLAVPLYKKIDLLKQHFIPILGGVVVGVLTSILSCTLIGKVLGMDLSLIKSSLSKSLTTPIAIELSKQVEGIIPITIVMVMITGITGAVLAPFICKIFKIENKIAKGIAIGTASHAVGTSRAIEMGETEGAMSGLAIGVAGVLTVFILPLLYIVLF; encoded by the coding sequence ATGATAGAACTATTAAACAGTCCTTTATTTGGAATCTGTCTGACAATTGCTGCTTATATAATAGGGTTGGAGATCTATAAGAAGTTTAAACTACCTATTCTGAATCCTATATTAATAGCCCTTATAATTATAATCCCTATATTGTTATATTTTAAAATACCATTGGAAACTTATAAAAAAGGAGGAGACCTGATCTCTTTCTTCTTAGGGCCTGCCACAGTAGTTTTAGCGGTACCCCTGTATAAAAAAATAGATCTGTTGAAACAGCATTTCATACCAATATTAGGAGGAGTTGTTGTAGGAGTTTTGACATCTATACTGTCCTGCACCCTTATAGGAAAGGTATTGGGGATGGATTTGAGTCTTATAAAATCTTCCCTGTCAAAATCACTGACAACTCCTATAGCCATAGAGTTATCTAAACAGGTAGAAGGAATTATACCTATTACCATAGTGATGGTTATGATAACTGGGATAACAGGAGCCGTTTTAGCACCATTTATCTGTAAGATTTTTAAGATAGAAAATAAAATAGCTAAAGGAATAGCTATTGGGACTGCAAGTCATGCTGTAGGTACTTCTAGAGCTATTGAGATGGGAGAAACTGAAGGAGCTATGAGTGGATTAGCCATTGGAGTAGCTGGGGTTTTAACAGTTTTCATCTTACCATTGTTATATATAGTGTTATTTTAA
- a CDS encoding acyl-CoA dehydratase activase, with product MNDITCKTKITPKKIVGIDLGSREVKIIVTEEKKIVLRKKISTVSFYRDYCQYQNKIIVDLKKLGIEDVDLAVSTGYGRNNTDLSMFKPINEIKAHVYGALAQSGKKDFILLDIGGQDVKIVKIEKGLATDLDLNDKCAASCGRYLENMANVLEVPLDSLSNYSKDPVKLNSTCAVFSESELIGKIAEGIPLDRLAAGINYSMYSRLRPLLTKFRGNTLVVSGGVAKNRSIVEYLKSDYTEVEVLEDPQFNGAIGCCYYGEKFI from the coding sequence ATGAATGATATTACCTGTAAAACAAAAATAACTCCTAAAAAAATAGTAGGAATAGATTTAGGCAGCAGAGAAGTTAAAATTATAGTTACAGAAGAAAAAAAAATAGTATTGAGAAAGAAGATAAGTACAGTATCTTTTTACAGAGATTATTGCCAATACCAGAATAAAATAATCGTAGATTTAAAGAAATTAGGAATAGAGGATGTGGATCTGGCCGTTTCCACAGGATATGGACGGAATAATACAGATCTGAGTATGTTTAAACCTATAAATGAGATAAAAGCTCATGTATATGGGGCTTTAGCCCAGTCAGGAAAAAAAGATTTTATCCTTTTAGACATTGGGGGACAGGATGTAAAAATTGTAAAAATTGAAAAGGGTCTGGCTACTGATTTAGATCTAAATGATAAGTGTGCAGCTTCTTGTGGGAGATATTTAGAGAATATGGCTAATGTTTTAGAGGTCCCTTTGGATTCACTCTCAAATTATTCTAAAGATCCAGTAAAACTTAATTCAACATGTGCTGTTTTTTCAGAATCAGAATTGATTGGAAAGATTGCTGAAGGGATACCTTTGGACAGGTTAGCAGCAGGGATAAATTATTCTATGTACAGCAGATTACGTCCCTTACTTACAAAATTTAGAGGGAATACTCTTGTTGTCAGTGGAGGAGTAGCAAAAAACCGTTCTATTGTAGAATATCTGAAATCAGATTATACAGAGGTAGAAGTCCTAGAGGATCCACAGTTTAATGGAGCTATAGGATGTTGTTATTATGGAGAAAAATTTATATAG
- a CDS encoding IS3 family transposase (programmed frameshift): MSKKIFSDIEVTKLSKNKNISKVSNKAITYTFEFKKKFIEEYKMGKPPRIIFEEAGFDVDILGMKRVETSSKRWRKAFKDNGELGLMDSRKTSSGRPLKRELTDLEKIKRLEAQIEYLKIENEFLKKLDENRKGGCLNKTEIFEAIKLIVKRYKLKSKIKFLCFQAGVSRSGFYNYINSEKNRNNKEAKDLNSKRLILKAFNRRGFKKGARSIRMILENEFDTIFNLKKIRRIMKKYEIICPHRKPNPYKNIAKATKEHSTVPNILKREFKQEVPKKVLLTDISYLTYGIGKRAYLSTIKDGSTNEVLAHEVSHSLSIDIALNTVKRLVKRKFKLHPECIIHSDQGFHYTNPKFQRLVKSKKIIQSMSRKGNCWDNAPMESFFGHMKDEINLKPLKTLDDVKKEVSKYMNYYNNHRYQWNLKKMTPVQYRNHLLTVS, encoded by the exons ATGTCTAAAAAAATATTTTCAGATATAGAAGTTACTAAATTATCTAAAAATAAAAATATTTCTAAAGTTTCAAATAAAGCTATTACATATACTTTTGAATTTAAAAAGAAATTTATTGAGGAATATAAAATGGGAAAGCCTCCGCGTATAATTTTTGAGGAAGCTGGCTTTGATGTGGATATTTTAGGTATGAAAAGAGTTGAAACTTCCTCTAAACGTTGGAGGAAAGCTTTTAAAGATAATGGTGAACTGGGTTTAATGGATTCCAGGAAAACATCTTCTGGAAGACCTCTGAAAAGAGAGTTAACAGATTTAGAAAAAATTAAACGTTTAGAAGCACAGATTGAATATTTAAAAATAGAGAATGAATTTTTAAAAAAGTTAGACGAGA ATCGAAAGGGGGGATGCTTAAATAAAACTGAGATTTTTGAAGCTATTAAATTAATAGTTAAAAGATATAAGTTGAAATCAAAAATTAAATTTCTATGTTTTCAAGCGGGGGTTTCCAGGTCTGGTTTTTACAACTATATTAATTCAGAAAAAAATAGAAATAATAAAGAAGCTAAAGATTTAAACTCCAAAAGATTAATTCTAAAAGCTTTTAATAGAAGAGGTTTTAAGAAGGGCGCCCGAAGTATCAGGATGATTTTAGAGAATGAATTTGATACTATTTTTAATTTGAAAAAAATAAGAAGAATTATGAAAAAATACGAAATAATATGTCCTCACAGAAAACCGAACCCCTATAAAAACATAGCTAAAGCAACTAAGGAACATTCGACTGTCCCTAATATATTGAAAAGAGAATTTAAACAAGAAGTTCCTAAAAAAGTTCTCCTAACTGATATCAGCTATCTAACTTATGGAATTGGAAAAAGAGCTTATCTTTCAACAATAAAAGATGGTAGTACTAATGAAGTATTAGCTCATGAGGTGTCTCATAGTCTTAGTATTGATATTGCTTTAAACACGGTTAAGCGCTTAGTTAAAAGAAAGTTTAAACTCCATCCAGAGTGCATTATTCATTCGGATCAAGGCTTTCACTATACTAATCCTAAGTTTCAAAGATTAGTGAAATCAAAGAAAATTATCCAATCAATGTCGCGAAAAGGTAACTGTTGGGATAATGCTCCTATGGAGTCATTCTTTGGACATATGAAAGATGAAATAAATTTAAAGCCCTTAAAAACATTAGATGATGTAAAGAAAGAAGTATCTAAATATATGAATTATTACAATAACCATAGGTATCAATGGAACTTAAAAAAGATGACTCCTGTGCAATACAGAAATCATCTTTTAACAGTATCTTAA
- the queD gene encoding 6-carboxytetrahydropterin synthase QueD, whose protein sequence is MYILKGEHSFDSAHFLAGYQGKCSNIHGHRWKVIAEICGEKLKQEGQLRGMVVDFGDIKKDIKKMVDDHDHALIIEKGTMKEMTLNCLKEDNFNIIEVDFRPTAEEFSRYFYEILEGKGYSVKRVTVYETPTNSATYEK, encoded by the coding sequence ATGTATATATTAAAGGGAGAACACAGTTTTGACAGTGCTCATTTCTTAGCAGGTTATCAGGGGAAGTGTTCAAATATTCACGGACACAGATGGAAAGTTATAGCAGAAATATGTGGTGAAAAATTAAAACAAGAGGGACAACTGAGAGGAATGGTTGTTGATTTTGGAGATATAAAAAAAGATATAAAAAAGATGGTAGATGACCATGACCATGCTCTGATTATAGAAAAGGGTACCATGAAAGAAATGACATTAAATTGTTTGAAGGAAGATAATTTCAATATAATAGAGGTGGATTTTAGGCCGACAGCTGAGGAGTTCTCAAGGTATTTTTATGAAATTTTAGAGGGGAAGGGATATTCTGTAAAAAGGGTAACTGTATATGAAACTCCTACTAATTCAGCGACATACGAAAAATAG